The Epilithonimonas zeae genome contains a region encoding:
- a CDS encoding dihydrofolate reductase family protein — protein MINELLKHNLIDEFIISVIPVLLGNGTRLFKEGRSEQELEFVEVKTFETGLTQLHYRQKK, from the coding sequence GTGATCAATGAACTTTTAAAACATAATTTGATAGACGAGTTTATAATTTCGGTTATCCCGGTTTTGTTAGGAAATGGGACAAGACTATTTAAAGAGGGAAGATCTGAACAAGAGCTTGAGTTTGTTGAAGTCAAAACATTTGAAACAGGGTTGACCCAACTGCATTACCGGCAGAAAAAATAA
- a CDS encoding DUF2975 domain-containing protein, translated as MNQSKNISKILYYLCIVLSAGYLITFVYSVFCLLTGFAVTPYKEDLYLHINYPFTKEPFLNIENNYPYIILSFLLVLLTYGIFFWLSAKVFKVFFQSKLFTEGNIVHLKRFYIYNIFFPLPIVITASFFVEVESIIWGLVFIHFMLGIFCYFLANIFKQGLHLQNEQDLFI; from the coding sequence ATGAATCAAAGTAAAAATATTTCAAAGATCCTGTATTACCTATGTATTGTATTATCTGCAGGCTATCTTATCACATTCGTATATTCGGTGTTTTGCCTGTTGACTGGTTTTGCCGTAACGCCTTATAAAGAAGATCTATATCTGCATATTAATTATCCATTTACAAAAGAGCCTTTTCTGAATATCGAAAACAACTATCCCTATATTATCCTGTCTTTTTTGCTGGTTCTTTTGACTTACGGAATCTTTTTCTGGCTGTCAGCGAAAGTGTTTAAAGTGTTTTTTCAGTCAAAATTATTTACCGAAGGAAATATAGTACACCTCAAAAGATTTTACATCTACAATATTTTCTTTCCTTTACCCATCGTTATTACAGCAAGCTTTTTTGTAGAAGTGGAAAGTATTATTTGGGGATTGGTTTTTATCCATTTTATGTTGGGAATTTTCTGTTATTTCCTTGCCAATATTTTTAAACAGGGTTTACATTTACAAAACGAACAAGATCTATTTATATAA
- a CDS encoding helix-turn-helix domain-containing protein: protein MPIIINLDVMLAKRKMQSKELAEKIGISNVNLSVLKTGKAKGVRFDTLEAICKALECQPGDILEYKEE from the coding sequence ATGCCGATTATCATCAACTTAGACGTTATGCTTGCCAAGAGAAAAATGCAGAGTAAAGAATTGGCAGAGAAAATAGGAATTAGCAATGTCAACCTCTCTGTTTTAAAAACGGGAAAAGCTAAAGGTGTGCGTTTCGATACGCTGGAAGCCATCTGTAAAGCTTTGGAATGTCAGCCAGGAGATATCCTGGAGTATAAAGAAGAATAA